A part of Mycolicibacterium sp. TUM20985 genomic DNA contains:
- a CDS encoding sigma-70 family RNA polymerase sigma factor → MPSGLRPLLFTITYEILGSATESDVLQDSYLRWADVKLATVRDTKSYLAQLVTRQALNALRASARRREDYIGPWLPEPLLLDARDPSADVVLAESVSMAMLILLETLTPDQRAVFVLCEVFGFDYDEIAGAVVKSVTTVRQMAHRARKHVQARRKRFEPVDAARTVQITEEFMTAAATGDIDGLLSMLAPGATWTTDSGGKAAGIRRPVVGAERVASTVIALFRVAKKRMPDLRFETIVCNSAPAVVIYRGDHLEAMFTVDVIDGKIGNFYAINNPDKLAAIAIPRTISR, encoded by the coding sequence ATGCCGAGCGGTCTGCGGCCGCTGCTGTTCACGATCACCTACGAAATCCTCGGCTCGGCAACGGAATCCGACGTGCTGCAGGACAGCTATCTACGGTGGGCCGACGTGAAACTCGCGACCGTGCGCGACACCAAGTCATACCTGGCGCAACTGGTGACCCGACAAGCGCTCAACGCGTTGCGGGCCAGCGCCCGCCGTCGCGAAGACTACATCGGCCCTTGGCTGCCCGAGCCGCTGCTGCTCGACGCGCGGGACCCGTCGGCGGACGTCGTCCTAGCCGAGTCGGTGTCCATGGCCATGCTCATCCTGCTCGAGACGCTCACCCCTGACCAGCGCGCGGTGTTCGTGCTTTGCGAGGTGTTCGGCTTCGACTACGACGAAATCGCCGGAGCGGTCGTCAAATCCGTGACAACGGTGCGCCAGATGGCGCACCGCGCCCGCAAGCACGTCCAGGCCCGTCGCAAGCGGTTCGAGCCCGTCGACGCCGCCAGAACTGTACAGATCACTGAAGAGTTCATGACTGCAGCCGCCACCGGTGACATCGATGGACTGCTGTCGATGCTCGCACCGGGCGCCACCTGGACCACCGACAGCGGCGGCAAGGCTGCCGGGATCCGCCGGCCGGTGGTGGGCGCGGAGAGGGTAGCGAGCACCGTCATCGCACTCTTCCGGGTGGCAAAGAAGCGCATGCCGGACCTGCGGTTCGAGACGATCGTATGCAACAGCGCCCCAGCGGTGGTCATCTACCGCGGCGACCACCTCGAAGCCATGTTCACCGTCGATGTCATCGACGGGAAGATCGGCAACTTCTACGCCATCAACAACCCCGACAAGCTCGCCGCCATCGCGATCCCGCGCACGATAAGCCGCTAG